The following coding sequences lie in one Kribbella sp. NBC_00709 genomic window:
- a CDS encoding glycoside hydrolase family 127 protein, translating to MSAAPRSPAATTRGRRRPLGLGQATITGGFWAPRQTRNGLDAIPSGQDQLEKAGNLQNLRLAAGIGEGEAIGPVFADSDVYKWLEAAAWEYGRNPDDDLLKRIRDLTAVVAAAQREDGYLDSVVQLRYGDEGRYQQLVWSHEHYCAGHLIQAAVAQVRCTGDHALLDVATKLADHLVATFGDGKTVDVDGHPVIEMALVELYRETGTAAYLDLAKWFVDARGHGIIENHGHSPAYFSDRVPVREATSVEGHSVRAVYLAAGATDVALETDDAELLEALKRQFDHMWSTKTYVTGGLGARWEGEAFGDEYELPADRAYAETCAAIGGIQWAWRMLLATGEASYADAIERMLYNGFLAGVSLAGTEYFYVNPLQLRGAAYPDNGRSPAHGRRGWFDCACCPPNIMRTLSSLDGYLATTTDDAIQIHQYATGVIGDLQVETAYPWDGTVRITAPKRTVVELRIPGWAEGATVNGDQVAAGGYARVEASEIELVLPLTPRVVGADPRIDAVRGCVALERGPLVYAVEQADNQANVDDLHLLPEAPTAEASHLLDGVTVLRANGRIGTGHQPGWSFATDAGDSTGDQVEVVAVPYYAWANREIGAMRVWLPRA from the coding sequence ATGAGCGCAGCCCCCCGCAGTCCGGCCGCCACGACCCGGGGGCGCCGTCGCCCCCTCGGCCTCGGCCAGGCCACGATCACCGGCGGCTTCTGGGCGCCGCGGCAGACCCGCAACGGTCTCGACGCGATCCCCAGCGGCCAGGACCAGCTCGAGAAGGCCGGCAACCTGCAGAACCTCCGCCTGGCCGCGGGTATCGGCGAGGGTGAGGCGATCGGCCCGGTCTTCGCCGACTCCGATGTGTACAAGTGGCTCGAGGCCGCCGCCTGGGAGTACGGACGCAACCCGGACGACGACCTGCTCAAGCGCATCCGCGATCTGACCGCGGTGGTCGCGGCGGCACAGCGCGAGGACGGGTACCTCGACTCGGTCGTCCAGCTCCGGTACGGCGACGAGGGTCGCTACCAGCAACTCGTCTGGAGTCACGAGCACTACTGCGCCGGCCACCTCATCCAGGCCGCCGTCGCTCAGGTCCGTTGCACCGGCGACCACGCTCTGCTCGACGTCGCGACCAAGCTCGCCGACCATCTGGTCGCGACGTTCGGCGACGGCAAGACCGTTGACGTCGACGGCCATCCGGTGATCGAGATGGCCCTGGTCGAGCTTTATCGAGAAACCGGTACGGCGGCGTACCTCGACCTGGCCAAGTGGTTCGTCGACGCGCGCGGTCACGGGATCATCGAGAACCACGGCCACTCGCCGGCGTACTTCTCCGACCGCGTCCCGGTCCGCGAGGCGACCTCGGTCGAGGGGCATTCGGTCCGCGCGGTCTACCTGGCCGCGGGCGCGACCGATGTCGCGCTGGAGACCGACGATGCGGAGCTGCTCGAGGCGCTGAAGCGGCAGTTCGACCACATGTGGTCGACCAAGACCTACGTCACCGGCGGGCTGGGCGCGCGCTGGGAGGGTGAGGCGTTCGGCGACGAGTACGAGCTGCCGGCGGACCGCGCGTACGCCGAGACGTGTGCGGCGATTGGCGGGATCCAGTGGGCCTGGCGGATGCTGCTCGCGACGGGCGAGGCGTCGTACGCCGATGCGATCGAGCGGATGCTTTACAACGGATTCCTCGCGGGTGTGTCGCTGGCCGGCACGGAGTACTTCTACGTGAATCCGTTGCAGTTGCGTGGCGCGGCGTACCCGGACAATGGGCGGAGCCCGGCGCACGGACGGCGTGGCTGGTTCGACTGCGCGTGCTGCCCGCCGAACATCATGCGCACCCTGTCCAGTCTCGATGGCTACCTCGCCACGACGACGGACGACGCGATCCAGATCCACCAGTACGCGACCGGTGTGATCGGCGACCTACAGGTGGAAACCGCCTACCCCTGGGACGGCACGGTCCGGATCACGGCTCCGAAACGAACTGTTGTCGAGCTCCGCATTCCGGGCTGGGCGGAGGGAGCCACGGTGAACGGTGACCAGGTTGCTGCGGGTGGGTATGCCCGGGTGGAGGCTTCCGAGATCGAACTGGTTCTGCCGCTCACACCGCGAGTAGTAGGTGCAGATCCACGCATCGATGCCGTCCGCGGGTGTGTTGCTCTGGAGCGTGGGCCGCTCGTCTATGCGGTCGAGCAGGCCGACAACCAGGCGAATGTCGACGACCTGCATCTGTTGCCTGAGGCACCCACCGCTGAGGCGTCGCACCTGCTGGACGGCGTGACCGTTCTGAGAGCCAACGGACGTATCGGGACGGGACATCAGCCTGGCTGGTCGTTCGCCACCGATGCCGGTGACTCGACTGGTGACCAGGTCGAGGTGGTGGCGGTTCCGTACTACGCGTGGGCGAACCGGGAGATCGGTGCCATGCGCGTCTGGCTGCCCAGGGCCTGA
- a CDS encoding LacI family DNA-binding transcriptional regulator, protein MASRIIRTPGIRDVAALAGVSASTASKALNDTGQLREETRARVRRAAEQLGFMPDSRGRALSSGRSFTVGLITTDSSGRFSIPIMLGAEDTLSAGEMALVLCDTRDDPLREQHYLKSLVSRRVDGIIVTGRRTEPRAPIDVPIPVVYAFSPSTDPRDTSVIVDDHGGVGSAVRHLLSLGRSKIAHVTGPDTHHSARIRAAATIEAAGDAFAGEPLHGEWSERWGRHAVDVLLRTEPTVDAIACGSDQIARGVCDRLRELGRSVPGDIAVTGYDNWSVMALASRPPLTTVDMELEELGRRTANLLLDAIAGSTHPGPMELPTRLITRESTLGT, encoded by the coding sequence ATGGCGTCACGGATCATTCGCACGCCCGGAATCAGGGACGTTGCCGCGCTGGCCGGCGTCTCCGCGAGCACGGCGTCGAAGGCACTCAACGACACCGGCCAGCTCCGCGAGGAGACCCGCGCGCGGGTCCGGCGGGCCGCCGAGCAGCTCGGGTTCATGCCGGACAGCCGCGGCCGGGCCTTGTCCTCCGGGCGTAGCTTCACCGTCGGGCTGATCACCACGGACAGCTCCGGCCGGTTCAGCATCCCGATCATGCTCGGCGCCGAGGACACACTGAGCGCCGGCGAGATGGCGCTCGTGCTGTGCGACACCCGCGACGACCCGCTCCGCGAACAGCACTACCTGAAGTCGCTGGTGTCGAGGCGGGTGGATGGCATCATCGTGACCGGCCGCCGGACCGAGCCGCGGGCGCCGATCGACGTGCCGATCCCGGTCGTGTACGCGTTCAGCCCGTCGACCGATCCGCGCGATACCTCGGTCATCGTCGACGACCACGGCGGGGTCGGCTCGGCCGTGCGGCACCTGCTGTCGCTCGGTCGCTCGAAGATCGCGCACGTCACCGGCCCGGACACCCACCACAGCGCACGGATCCGCGCCGCCGCCACCATCGAGGCCGCGGGCGACGCGTTCGCCGGCGAGCCGCTGCACGGCGAGTGGAGCGAGCGGTGGGGCCGGCACGCGGTCGACGTACTGCTCCGGACAGAGCCCACTGTGGACGCGATCGCCTGCGGAAGCGACCAGATCGCGCGCGGTGTCTGCGACCGCCTGCGCGAGCTGGGCCGCTCGGTCCCGGGCGACATTGCGGTCACCGGCTACGACAACTGGTCGGTGATGGCGCTCGCGAGCAGGCCGCCGCTCACGACGGTCGACATGGAGCTCGAGGAGCTCGGCCGCCGCACCGCCAACCTGCTCCTCGATGCCATCGCCGGCTCCACCCACCCCGGCCCGATGGAGCTCCCCACCCGCCTGATCACCCGCGAATCGACCCTGGGCACCTGA
- a CDS encoding TrmH family RNA methyltransferase — protein MQRISSRNARFQVWQASLTNRTKRQRAGEFLVQGVRPISVAVDNGWPVRTVITDASRPLSKWASELLQRLPDVERVAMAPELLAELGEKEDPELIAVLELPADDLDRIPVGPEFLGVVFDRPTGPGNIGSIIRSADAFGADGLIVTGHAADVYDPKAVRATTGSLFAVPAVRAASHREVLDWVRRSPVPIVVVGTDEHGTIDVYDFDFTQPVLLLIGNETAGLSTAWKEAADHLVRIPITGSASSLNAANAATAVLYEISRQRGRATHT, from the coding sequence ATGCAACGGATCTCGTCGCGGAACGCCCGGTTCCAGGTTTGGCAGGCGTCGCTCACCAACCGGACCAAGCGACAGCGGGCCGGTGAGTTCCTGGTCCAGGGCGTCCGGCCGATTTCTGTTGCCGTAGACAACGGTTGGCCGGTGCGGACGGTGATCACGGACGCGTCCCGGCCGCTGTCGAAATGGGCGTCCGAGTTGCTGCAACGGCTGCCCGACGTCGAACGGGTCGCGATGGCCCCGGAGTTGCTGGCCGAGCTCGGCGAGAAGGAGGATCCCGAGCTCATCGCCGTACTCGAGCTGCCTGCTGACGACCTCGACCGGATCCCGGTCGGGCCGGAGTTCCTCGGCGTCGTGTTCGACCGGCCGACCGGGCCGGGGAACATCGGGTCGATCATCCGGTCCGCGGACGCGTTCGGCGCCGACGGGCTGATCGTCACCGGGCACGCGGCCGATGTGTACGACCCGAAGGCGGTCCGCGCGACGACGGGTTCGCTGTTCGCGGTTCCCGCCGTCCGCGCTGCATCCCACCGCGAGGTCCTCGACTGGGTACGCCGTTCACCGGTGCCGATCGTTGTCGTCGGCACCGATGAGCACGGGACCATCGACGTCTACGACTTCGACTTCACCCAGCCGGTCCTGCTGCTGATCGGCAACGAGACCGCCGGCCTGAGCACAGCCTGGAAAGAGGCCGCCGACCACCTGGTCCGCATCCCTATCACCGGCTCAGCCAGCTCCCTCAACGCCGCCAACGCCGCAACCGCAGTCCTGTACGAGATCTCTCGCCAGCGCGGCCGCGCAACCCACACCTGA
- a CDS encoding class I SAM-dependent methyltransferase, which produces MNNVYTHGHHESVLRSHSWRTAENSAGYLLAHLRPGMSLLDVGAGPGTITADLARLVEPGRTTALEANEAALDITRATFADLDLDVDFVAGDVHALDLPDDTYDVVHAHQVLQHVADPVQALREMRRVCKPGGIVAVRDSDYHGFVWYPELPELDEWMALYQRMARANGGEPDAGRRLLSWALAAGFEDVEATTSTWSFTNAEDRAFWGGMWADRILKSALADQARTAGVPDQRLEAISQAWQTWTTTPDATVSILHGELICTA; this is translated from the coding sequence ATGAACAACGTCTACACGCACGGACATCACGAGTCGGTCCTGCGATCGCACAGCTGGCGCACCGCGGAGAACTCGGCCGGCTATCTGCTGGCGCACCTGCGGCCCGGGATGTCGTTGCTCGACGTCGGCGCCGGACCCGGCACGATCACCGCCGACCTGGCCCGCCTGGTCGAGCCCGGCCGGACGACGGCACTCGAAGCCAACGAGGCCGCCCTCGACATCACCAGGGCGACGTTCGCCGACCTGGACCTCGACGTGGACTTCGTCGCCGGCGACGTCCACGCGCTGGATCTGCCGGACGACACGTACGACGTCGTGCACGCGCACCAGGTCCTGCAGCATGTGGCGGATCCGGTGCAGGCATTGCGCGAGATGCGCCGGGTCTGCAAGCCGGGTGGGATCGTCGCGGTTCGTGACTCGGACTACCACGGCTTCGTTTGGTATCCGGAGCTGCCGGAGCTGGACGAGTGGATGGCGCTCTACCAGCGGATGGCCCGCGCCAACGGCGGCGAACCCGACGCCGGCCGGCGCCTACTGTCCTGGGCGCTGGCGGCCGGCTTCGAGGACGTCGAGGCGACCACGTCGACCTGGTCCTTCACGAATGCCGAGGACCGCGCCTTCTGGGGCGGCATGTGGGCAGACCGCATCCTCAAGTCCGCGTTGGCCGACCAGGCCCGCACCGCCGGCGTACCGGACCAGCGGCTCGAAGCGATCTCCCAAGCCTGGCAAACCTGGACCACTACACCCGACGCCACCGTCTCCATCCTGCACGGCGAACTGATCTGCACCGCCTGA
- a CDS encoding putative quinol monooxygenase, whose translation MLAKVFPIKLKDGNQAAAEAIVQEFAPKGPGAEEGTLSFRVYRDPAKPDYLLFVEHFADQSAYDAHTGSSAYKELIAGRFADLIVEFVEIDHELLVSL comes from the coding sequence ATGCTGGCAAAGGTATTTCCGATCAAGCTGAAGGACGGCAACCAGGCTGCCGCCGAGGCGATCGTGCAGGAGTTCGCGCCGAAGGGGCCGGGCGCCGAGGAGGGCACGCTCTCGTTCCGCGTGTACCGCGACCCGGCGAAGCCGGACTACCTGTTGTTCGTCGAGCACTTCGCGGACCAGTCGGCGTACGACGCGCACACCGGGTCGTCGGCGTACAAGGAGCTGATCGCGGGCCGGTTCGCCGACCTGATCGTCGAGTTCGTCGAGATCGACCACGAGCTCCTGGTCAGCCTGTGA
- a CDS encoding isocitrate lyase/PEP mutase family protein produces MSKQNEWARRLRELHGQPPLVLPNAWDAGSARAIEAAGATAIATTSAGVAWAHGVDDAGGLNRESAVAALRLICAAVSVPVTADIEAGYGDVAGTIAGVLEAGAVGVNLEDSTGRVLDDPLVHAERIRAARTAAVAAGIDLVINARTDTYLFGDKTGTIERAKIYADAGADVLFVPGVVDAVTIAELVEGSPLPLNVMVGPGAPTVAELAELGVARISVGPAITSAAYALATAAAKELLTTGTYEALVSE; encoded by the coding sequence GTGAGCAAGCAGAACGAGTGGGCGCGGCGGCTGCGTGAGCTGCACGGACAGCCGCCGCTGGTGCTGCCGAACGCGTGGGACGCGGGTTCGGCACGGGCGATCGAGGCCGCGGGAGCGACTGCGATCGCGACGACGAGTGCGGGTGTCGCTTGGGCGCACGGCGTCGACGACGCCGGCGGTCTGAACCGGGAGTCGGCGGTCGCCGCGCTCCGGCTGATCTGCGCGGCGGTCTCGGTGCCGGTCACCGCCGACATCGAGGCCGGGTACGGCGATGTCGCGGGCACGATCGCCGGCGTACTCGAGGCCGGGGCGGTCGGCGTCAACCTCGAGGACAGCACCGGGCGGGTGCTGGACGATCCGTTGGTTCACGCGGAGCGGATCAGGGCGGCCCGTACGGCGGCTGTTGCCGCGGGCATCGATCTGGTGATCAACGCGCGGACCGACACTTACCTGTTCGGCGACAAGACCGGGACGATCGAGCGCGCCAAGATCTACGCCGATGCGGGCGCCGACGTACTGTTCGTGCCCGGCGTGGTCGACGCGGTGACGATCGCCGAGCTGGTCGAGGGATCACCGCTGCCGCTCAACGTGATGGTCGGTCCGGGCGCTCCCACGGTCGCCGAACTCGCCGAGCTCGGCGTCGCCCGGATCAGCGTCGGCCCGGCGATCACCAGCGCGGCCTACGCCCTCGCAACCGCAGCGGCAAAGGAACTGCTGACCACCGGCACCTACGAGGCCCTGGTCAGCGAGTAG
- a CDS encoding AlkA N-terminal domain-containing protein, with amino-acid sequence MTTYSAVRTTGIYCRPGCGAKPLAENVSTFELPAAAEAAGYRACLRCRPYRVAGTVADEAPELVCRAVQLIITGLLDESGEEALGERLGVSARHLRRMFNEHLGVTPDQFARSRRAHFARRLLDDTDLGIAEIAFASGFGSLRQFNRAMREIFRASPRELRDRRRRGDRLAADGGLVLRLPFTPPYDWEAMSAFLKARAIPGVESVEDGVYRRTISLDGEPGVLELGPGGDDHLILRAHLPYWEGVMHVVDRAACLVGLDCEPVRARAQLSTDAALGPLVAARPGVRVPGAWGPFEVAIAAVVRDQLPPEDATEALRKLVEVYGVPVPGLAHGLTHAFPGPAALTGAEMVGPLAREVADGNIVLETCGDAETLVRSLETVTSPRAAQEIALRLGARDAWPLAGESERLSPWRSLAGIYSLTRAS; translated from the coding sequence GTGACGACGTACTCCGCGGTCCGGACGACGGGGATCTACTGCCGGCCAGGTTGTGGGGCCAAGCCGCTCGCGGAGAACGTGAGCACCTTCGAGCTGCCCGCCGCGGCCGAAGCCGCCGGGTATCGCGCCTGCCTGCGCTGCCGGCCGTACCGGGTGGCCGGGACGGTCGCGGACGAGGCGCCCGAGCTGGTCTGCCGGGCGGTGCAGCTGATCATCACCGGTCTGCTGGACGAGTCCGGGGAGGAGGCGCTGGGCGAGCGGCTCGGGGTGTCCGCGCGGCATCTGCGCCGGATGTTCAACGAGCATCTCGGCGTCACGCCGGACCAGTTCGCCCGGTCGCGGCGGGCGCATTTCGCGCGGCGGTTGCTGGACGACACCGATCTCGGCATCGCGGAGATCGCGTTCGCTTCCGGCTTCGGCAGCCTGCGGCAGTTCAACCGGGCGATGCGGGAGATCTTCCGGGCGTCACCGCGCGAGCTGCGCGACCGTCGGCGCCGCGGCGATCGCCTCGCCGCCGATGGCGGCCTGGTGCTGCGGCTGCCGTTCACCCCGCCGTACGACTGGGAGGCGATGAGCGCATTCCTTAAGGCGCGCGCGATCCCGGGCGTCGAGTCGGTGGAGGACGGCGTGTACCGGCGGACCATCTCGCTCGACGGCGAGCCGGGTGTGCTCGAGCTGGGCCCGGGTGGCGATGATCATCTGATCCTGCGCGCGCACCTTCCGTACTGGGAGGGCGTCATGCACGTTGTCGACCGGGCTGCTTGCTTGGTCGGTCTGGATTGCGAGCCGGTTCGTGCTCGTGCGCAGCTGTCCACCGACGCCGCGCTCGGCCCGTTGGTCGCGGCTCGGCCAGGTGTCCGGGTGCCCGGTGCGTGGGGTCCGTTCGAGGTCGCCATTGCGGCCGTGGTCCGGGACCAGTTGCCGCCGGAGGACGCGACGGAGGCGCTGCGCAAGCTCGTTGAGGTGTACGGCGTGCCGGTGCCGGGGCTCGCCCATGGCCTGACGCACGCATTCCCGGGGCCTGCGGCGTTGACCGGCGCGGAGATGGTCGGACCGCTCGCGCGAGAAGTTGCTGACGGCAACATTGTCTTGGAGACCTGCGGTGATGCCGAGACGTTGGTCCGTTCGCTCGAGACAGTGACCAGCCCACGCGCCGCACAGGAGATCGCCCTGCGCCTCGGCGCCCGCGACGCCTGGCCGCTGGCCGGCGAGAGCGAGCGCCTCAGTCCGTGGCGCTCGCTCGCCGGCATCTACTCGCTGACCAGGGCCTCGTAG
- a CDS encoding AAA family ATPase, with translation MHSKPMLVVVSGPPGTGKTTLAHRIASAIGCPAICRDEIKEGMAHATPGFVPGPGDPLTMRTLSTFFDVIGLLIGRGTTVVAEAAFQDRLWTPGLSPLLARADLRIVHCTVPAEVALARITARSSADPSRSAHEDAQISPDARLRTHNSFQPVDLPVPSITLDTTTEPPLEEVLAFLSR, from the coding sequence GTGCATTCGAAACCGATGCTTGTCGTGGTGAGTGGTCCGCCCGGGACCGGGAAGACGACGCTGGCGCACCGGATCGCGAGCGCGATCGGCTGCCCGGCGATCTGCCGCGACGAGATCAAGGAAGGCATGGCGCACGCGACCCCGGGATTCGTCCCCGGACCCGGCGACCCGCTGACGATGCGGACGCTGTCGACGTTCTTCGACGTGATCGGTCTGCTGATCGGCCGCGGTACGACGGTGGTCGCGGAGGCCGCCTTCCAGGACCGGCTGTGGACCCCCGGACTGAGCCCGCTGCTCGCCCGCGCCGATCTCCGGATCGTGCACTGCACGGTGCCGGCTGAGGTCGCGCTCGCGCGGATCACCGCCCGGTCCAGCGCGGACCCGAGCCGCTCCGCCCACGAGGACGCCCAGATCAGCCCCGACGCCCGCCTCCGCACCCACAACTCCTTCCAGCCGGTCGATCTGCCGGTCCCCTCGATTACCCTCGACACCACTACCGAGCCACCACTCGAGGAAGTGCTGGCGTTCCTGTCGCGGTGA
- a CDS encoding RraA family protein — protein sequence MLERFAELTTAHVADACVRAGVPVRTVSLTAVVGERIAGRVLPAQHVGSVDVFLEAFESAAEGDVLVVDNGGRRDEACVGDMVALEAAAAGIVGIVIWGLHRDTVDITAIGLPVFSLGALPTGPLRLDPLPDDALPKATIGEWTVTREDVVLADEDGAIFVPADRLEELFGLAESIRDTEHRQADEIRGGRSLREQVRFPEYLAKRVADPTLTFRQHLRAVRGAIEE from the coding sequence ATGCTTGAGCGGTTTGCGGAGTTGACCACGGCACATGTTGCCGATGCCTGTGTGCGGGCGGGTGTGCCCGTGCGGACGGTGTCGTTGACGGCCGTGGTGGGTGAACGGATCGCGGGGCGGGTGTTGCCGGCTCAGCATGTGGGCAGCGTGGACGTGTTCCTGGAGGCGTTCGAGTCGGCGGCCGAAGGCGACGTACTCGTCGTCGACAACGGCGGCCGGCGGGACGAGGCCTGTGTCGGCGACATGGTTGCTCTGGAGGCCGCGGCCGCCGGGATCGTGGGGATCGTGATCTGGGGACTGCACCGCGACACCGTCGACATCACCGCGATCGGGCTGCCGGTGTTCAGTCTGGGCGCGCTGCCGACCGGGCCGTTGCGGCTCGATCCGCTACCCGACGATGCGTTGCCCAAGGCAACGATCGGCGAGTGGACGGTGACCCGGGAGGACGTCGTACTCGCGGACGAGGACGGCGCGATCTTCGTACCGGCGGATCGCCTGGAGGAACTGTTCGGGCTGGCGGAGTCGATCCGCGACACCGAGCACCGGCAGGCGGACGAGATCCGCGGCGGGCGGTCGTTGCGCGAGCAGGTACGGTTCCCGGAGTACCTGGCGAAGCGGGTCGCCGACCCCACGCTGACCTTCCGGCAACATCTCCGTGCGGTGCGAGGAGCGATCGAGGAATGA
- a CDS encoding aldo/keto reductase, which yields MNAAAAGTWQLGDVIVNRMGFGAMRITANPDRSVAIEVLRRAVELGVNHIDTAAFYTSPGGTLRVGEGEKRWANELIREALAPYPDGLVITTKVGPGEDPERGFYHATTAAELREQVETNLRQLGVDCLDVVNLRIMKKPGEDSITERFGWLAELRDEGLIGQLGVSNVRIDHVEEALAIAPVVCVQNSYSVDQRSDEDSLIAFCAERGIAYVPFFAIAGSSRESGATTDHSEAIEKLATVHNVTPQQVRLAWTLHHSPNILAIPGTGNPSHLDQNVAAGSLQLSAEELVTLE from the coding sequence ATGAACGCGGCAGCGGCAGGGACCTGGCAGTTGGGCGACGTCATCGTCAACCGGATGGGCTTCGGCGCCATGCGGATCACCGCGAACCCGGATCGTTCGGTCGCGATCGAGGTACTGCGACGTGCGGTCGAGCTCGGCGTGAACCACATCGACACGGCCGCGTTCTACACGTCGCCGGGTGGAACGCTGCGAGTCGGCGAGGGCGAGAAGCGGTGGGCGAACGAGCTGATCCGCGAGGCGTTGGCGCCGTACCCTGATGGGCTGGTCATCACCACGAAGGTCGGGCCGGGCGAGGATCCGGAGCGCGGGTTCTACCACGCCACGACGGCCGCGGAGCTGCGTGAGCAGGTGGAGACGAACCTGCGGCAGCTCGGCGTCGACTGCCTCGACGTGGTGAACCTGCGGATCATGAAGAAGCCCGGCGAGGACTCCATCACCGAACGTTTCGGCTGGCTCGCCGAGCTGCGCGACGAGGGCCTGATCGGGCAGCTCGGCGTCTCGAACGTCCGGATCGATCACGTCGAGGAAGCGCTCGCGATCGCGCCGGTCGTCTGCGTACAGAACAGCTACTCCGTCGACCAGCGCTCCGACGAGGACAGCCTGATCGCGTTCTGCGCCGAGCGTGGCATCGCCTACGTTCCGTTCTTCGCGATCGCCGGCTCGTCCCGCGAGTCCGGCGCCACGACCGACCACTCCGAGGCCATCGAGAAGCTCGCCACTGTCCACAACGTCACACCCCAACAGGTCCGCCTCGCCTGGACTCTGCACCACTCCCCCAACATCCTCGCCATCCCAGGCACCGGCAACCCGTCCCACCTCGACCAGAACGTCGCAGCCGGCAGCCTGCAGCTGAGCGCCGAGGAGCTCGTGACCCTGGAGTGA
- a CDS encoding LLM class flavin-dependent oxidoreductase, whose amino-acid sequence MNVRFGYGSPDGVREVAGILRLAQQADRDGLDHVSLADHPYVPDMLDGYAAIAFILGRTERLSAFVNVTNLPLRPAPVLARTATSLSALSGGRFLLGLGAGGAWDRITTMGVPELRPAEAVEAFEEAMQLVHSMSDGGTPTPTKHYPIGALRPAAVPAPLIWTGSNGPKSLAATGRQADGWIPGHAADWLSDRYRWSRPIIDEAALSVGRKPSDVATIYNFPGAITATPLRRTRDEEGRWIGGSPAQWVEELTDAILNHNAAGFTLFPRGSDPFETQLTRWSQEVVPAIRAAAAV is encoded by the coding sequence ATGAACGTGCGTTTCGGATACGGGTCGCCCGACGGCGTGCGCGAGGTGGCCGGGATCCTGCGGCTCGCGCAGCAGGCGGACCGCGACGGTCTCGACCACGTCAGCCTCGCGGACCATCCGTATGTCCCGGACATGCTCGACGGGTACGCCGCGATCGCCTTCATCCTCGGCCGCACCGAACGGCTGTCGGCATTCGTCAACGTGACCAACCTGCCGCTGCGTCCTGCCCCGGTGCTTGCCCGTACGGCGACCTCGTTGTCGGCGCTGTCCGGTGGGCGATTCCTGCTCGGTCTCGGTGCCGGCGGGGCCTGGGACCGGATCACCACGATGGGCGTTCCCGAGCTGCGTCCCGCCGAGGCGGTCGAGGCGTTCGAGGAGGCCATGCAGCTGGTGCACTCGATGTCCGACGGTGGTACGCCGACGCCGACCAAGCACTACCCGATCGGTGCGCTCCGGCCGGCCGCCGTACCGGCGCCGCTGATCTGGACCGGCTCCAACGGACCGAAATCGCTCGCCGCGACAGGCCGGCAGGCCGACGGCTGGATCCCCGGCCACGCCGCCGACTGGCTGAGCGACCGCTACCGGTGGTCCCGCCCGATCATCGATGAAGCCGCGTTGTCTGTCGGCCGCAAGCCATCCGATGTCGCGACCATCTACAACTTCCCCGGCGCGATCACCGCGACCCCACTCCGTCGTACCCGCGACGAAGAGGGCCGCTGGATCGGCGGCTCCCCGGCTCAGTGGGTCGAAGAACTCACCGACGCCATCCTCAACCACAACGCCGCCGGCTTCACCCTCTTCCCCCGCGGCTCCGACCCCTTCGAAACCCAACTGACTCGCTGGTCCCAAGAGGTAGTCCCCGCCATCCGCGCCGCCGCGGCGGTCTGA
- a CDS encoding MarR family winged helix-turn-helix transcriptional regulator: MVTTTARDSDLASAMVQTMHRLQDLHAETSRPLGLTPQQAHLLCVLITGPLGMTELSRILSIERSSLTSMVDRLERRDLVARVANPTDRRACRIELTAAGKDLAHQCHDAVVDRIQAMTADLPASTRATLTTALQSILAR, translated from the coding sequence ATGGTGACGACGACGGCTCGCGACTCCGACCTCGCGAGCGCGATGGTCCAGACGATGCATCGGCTGCAGGACCTGCACGCCGAGACGAGCCGCCCGCTCGGCCTCACGCCGCAGCAGGCGCACCTGCTGTGCGTCCTGATCACCGGCCCGCTCGGCATGACCGAGCTCAGCCGGATCCTGAGCATCGAACGCTCCAGCCTGACCAGCATGGTTGACCGGCTGGAGCGCCGCGACCTCGTCGCCCGCGTCGCCAATCCCACCGACCGCCGCGCCTGCCGGATCGAGCTCACGGCCGCCGGCAAGGATCTCGCCCACCAATGTCATGACGCGGTCGTCGACCGCATCCAGGCGATGACCGCCGACCTCCCGGCGAGCACCCGCGCAACCCTCACGACAGCCTTGCAGTCGATCCTGGCTCGATGA